AGATCGAGCCGACAGCGAAGGGGCGGAAATGGACCGAGAGCGACAAGTTCACCACCAGGGTGTCCGCGGGGCTCGGCAGCAGCCAGCCGAAATTGTCGATGATCCAGAGCAGGAGGAACACGCTGAGCGAGATCAGGGCGGCGATCACCTGGTTGGCCGTCAGCGCCGAGGCCAACAGGCCTGTGCCGACCAGTGCCGATCCGAACAGCAGCAACCCGAAATAGCCGCTGTAGATCGGCCCGAAATCAGGATCGCCGAACCAGGCGAGCGCGGCCGCGTAGGCTCCCGACAGCACGAGCATGACTACGATCAGGCTCATCGCCGCCAAGAACTTCGCCAGCACGATCGCGACTTCGGAGAGCGGGGCGGTCAGGAGAACCTCCAGCGTCTTGAGCTTCCGCTCTTCCGCGAACAGTCGCATCGTGATCAGCGGTACGGTCAGCATGAACAGCACGAACATCTGGAAGAATATGTGCACCATGCTGGGCTGGTGGCTAAGGAACAGGGTGAGCGTGAAGCTGTAGCCCATGATCAGCAAGAACACCGTCATCAGCACGTAGGCGATCGGTGAGGAGAACAGCGCGGTCACTTCCTTCTCTAGCAGCACCGCGAAGCTTCTCATGCGACCGCCTCCGGTCGCCGGGTGAGATCGAGGAACACCCGCTCGAGATCAGGCCGTAGCTCGGTCAGCTCGCGCACTGGAATTTGCGCGGCGACCAGCACGGAGACCAGCTCGGCTGCGAGCGACGGACGCCGCTGCGCCCTGACGAGGAAGCGTCCAGCACCCTCGGGATCCGAGACAACCTCGCGCACGCCGGCGACGACCTTCGTCGCGCCGTGGACGGCCTCTTCCGACGCGTCTACCGACAGGCGCAACGTTTGATCCTGTGTGACATCTTTCAGCGCATCGGACGTCAAGAGCACGCCGTCGAGCAGGATCATCACGCGCGAGGCAATTTTCTCGATCTCGGGCAGGATGTGCGAGGCCAGCAACACGGTGTGGCGTCCGGCCAGCGACTGGATCAGGCCGCGCACGGCGATCACCTGGTGCGGATCGAGCCCGCTGGTCGGCTCGTCCAGCACCAGAACTTTTGGATCGCCCAGGAGAGCCTGCGCGATCGAGACACGCTGGCGAAAGCCGCGAGACAGTTTGCCGGTCGTGAGCCTCATGACGCGCGCAAGGTCCAGCCGCTCCGCCGCCTCATCGATCGCGGTCCTCGCCTTCGGCCCGTGCAATCCCTTAATACCGGCCATGAAATGCAGGAATTCGCCGACCCGCATGTGGTCGTAGAGCGGTGCATCTTCCGGCACATAGCTGATGGCACGACGCACGCCGAGGGAGTTCTCGACCACGTCGTGGCCAGCGATCTCGATGCGTCCTGAGGTTGGAACCAGGTAGCCCGTGAGCATGCGGAAGATCGTGCTTTTGCCGGACCCGTTCGGCCCGAGCAGGCCGACGATCTCCCCCGGCGCGATCGCAAAGGACACGTCGGCGACGGCGCGTCGTGGCCCGTACCATTTTGTGACGCGCTCGGCGAGAACGACCGGAGAAACAGCCGGAAGCATGGAAACTTTAGACCCCCTCTGGCGGACACCGCGTAAGACTACCGAGCAAAATCCCGGGCGCGAAGGCCCGGGATGACGACTCGTGCGGGATGTCCCTGGGCTACTACCACTCACTCGTAGAATTCGGGCGAGTGCTTGTGCGCCTTGAAAGTGTCGGGGTCGTGGGCATAGATGATGTCGGCGCCCTCGGTGTCGCGAACGCGCTTCACCCAGGCGTAGGCATCGAGCATGCCGACGGGATCATAGACGCTGCCGATGCTCGGCAGGATGTTCTTGTCCAGGTTCTCCTGGAGATAAACGGCGTCGCTGGTCAGCACCACCGTGCCAGTTTTCGGCAGGCGCACCACCAGGATCTGGCTTCCGGGCGTGTGCGACACGGTACGGTGGATGAAGACGCTATTGTCTCCGAACAGGTCGAGATCGCCGTCGAGCTCGATGGTCTTGTATTTGGAGGGCATCCCCCCGCCGACGCTGTTGCGCAGCATGGCGAAATCTTCAGAGATGAAGAAGGTCGCGTAGCCCGGCGCAGGCCAGAACGCGTTCCTCATCTCGTCGCGCTGGTACACGAAGGTCGAATCCAGGAACTTGCCGATGTTGCCGGCGTGATCGACGTGGAAATGACCGAGGATGACATATTTGATGTCAGATGTCTTGACGTTGATCTTGGAAAGCTGAGCGTCGATGGCGATGTCGGGCGAACGACCCGGATCAAGCGCCTTCACGAATGGCCCCCAATAGTCCGGCTCCTTGATAATGCGGTCGTTGTTGCCGCAGTCGAACAGCACGTCGCCCTTGGGGTGGCGGATCAGGAAGAAGCCGACAGGAATTTGGATCTTGCCGCTACTGCCGTTCTGAATGATCGACTTGTCGAGATTGAGCGCCCCCGAAGAGAAGACGTAGAGCTTCATCTCCTTTGGCGGTTCAGCGGCCATCGCGGTAGCCGACATAAGAAAAAGTCCTGCGGCCAGCGAGCCAAGGACTTTTAACGCAGTCCCCCGCATGTCGTCCTCCCTGTTTTCGACGCGCTTTTTTCAGCGGATGTAGCATCCTACCATAGTTTAATGCGGCTGTGCAGGCTCAATGGGCGCGAGCGGGCGAATAAAAGATCAAGATGCGAGGCCTGACACTTTTGTGCGACGCAATTGTCCCACTGATGACCCCGTCCTGCTCAGGCGACAACGCCGGCCACGACTGCCTTCAGAACGTCGTGCACGTCGGCTGGTTTGAGCCGAACCTGCAAGCCACGTTGACCGCCATTGATATAGACTGCTCCTGCCGAAGCGCGCTCTGCTCGACCACGGCGCGCACGAGTCTTCACTGCCCGAAAGGGCTGATCCCGTCGATCTTGAAGCCGGCAAGGCGTTCCAGCCGGCCTCATCATCTGCGCCGACTTGCCGCCGCCGGCAGCGGCGAGCTTCTTCATCGACGATCCTCGTCGGACGGCACGAGGACTCGGACCGGCTTCCTGTCAACCACCGCCTTCAGCGTCCTTCGCGCAGGATCCTCGCCGAGTGCTGCAGTCCGATGCTCTCGTTTGCCGAGGCTACGGTTCAGCGCTGAAAGACGACCTTGCCGCCGACCAGCGTCAGATCCGCCTTGATGTCTTTGATCTGCTCTTCCGGCACGGCCATGTAGTCCGCGGAAAGCACCACGATGTCGGCAAGCTTTCCGGGCTCAATCGTCCCTTTCCGCGCTTCATCGAATGTGTAGCGCGAAGCTGCGCTGGTGTAGAGGCGCAGGGCCTGCTCGCGAGTAACGGCTTCCGCCGCCCCAAAGACGTTTCCGTTCGGATCCTTCCTGGTCACCATAATGTACATGTTGAGAAAAGGGTTGATCGGATTGACGGGGAAGTCCGTTCCGGCGCCGAGGCTATCAAGGCCCATTTTCGCGATCAACGTCCTGGTCGGCACGGCGCGGTCAGCGGTCGCCCGCCCCAGAAACCGCTCGACGGTCGCGGCCTTGTCCCACAGGAAGACGTTCTGGAAATCGATGCGGACTCCTAGATTGTGCGCGCGCTCCATCTGCTCCGGCCTGATCAGACTGGCATGAATAAGGACGAAACGACGATCTCGGATCGATTTTTCTTTGTCGGCTGATTCGAGCGCGTCGAGCACTTGGTCGATGCCGAGGTCGCCGACGACGTGCACGCCGACACGCCAGCCGTAGCGGTTGCAGATCGAGACGAGTTGCTTCAGCCGGTCGGGTGTCTGCTGCGCAATGCCGTGGTAGTTGTCATGTGAATCGGGATAGACGTCGCGCATGAGCGCTGTTTTCAGCGTCATGCCTCCATCGTAGAAGATCTTGATGCCGGCGAACTTGAGCCAGTCGTCGCCAAAGCCCGACGAGGCCCCGTTGCCCGACATGATAGCTTCCACGCGGTCAGATCAGCTGGCGGTTCTGGCCGGAACATCACGCCGATGCGCAAGGTGGCTTTTCCGGACGCGGCAAGCTTCTGCAGCGTGCGGATATCACGGGCTTCCGTTGCGCCTTCGACCGCGCTGGTGATTCCAAAGCTGTTCAGCACGCTCTCCGCAATCGTGAACTGCCGAATCTCGTCGTCTTCCGTCCAAGGCGGCACGGCTTTCTCGACCCGATCGATCGCTGCTTCGACAAGCACGCCGGTCAATTCGCCGGTAGCGTCGCGCTCGAATGATCCACCGCTCGGATCCGCGGTGGTCTTGTCGACCCCTACCGCTTGCAGGGCCATGGTGTTCGCCATCGAGAAATGCCCGACGGTGCGCAGGTAGACCGGATTGTTCGGGGCGACGCTGTCGATCTCTTGCCTGGTCAGATAGCGTTTCTCGGAGAGTTGCGACGGCGGATGCCATGCGCCACCCACGATCCACTCGCCCGGCTTCTTCTTCGCCCCGAACGCCTTGATCGCCTCGAGCGCGTCCGCAACAGTCTTCGCTCGGCCCATGGCGACGACATAGTCGCCAAGTCCAGCGGCCTTGAAGTGAGCGTGCGTATCGATCAACCCGGGAATGACGCTCTTGCCGGACACATCGAGCACGCGCGTGCCAGCGCCGGCAAGCGCCCTGATCGATGCGTTGCTTCCGGTGGCGAGAATCTTTCCGTCTCTGATGGCGACCGCCTCTGTAACGGTGGATCGTTCGTCCAGCGTCAGAACGTTTCCGTTGATGAGGACGAGGTCAGGCGCGTTGAAGTTTCCCTGCTGGCTTGCCGCAGGTGCAGCGCCAGCGAGCCACATCCCCGTCCCGAAAACCGCAAGTGCCATCAACTTGGAGACCATTGGATCCTCACCAATTTTGTTCAAGAGACGAACGTTTGTTCTATTTTTGAGGCTAGTTCCAATCTCGACGCGGTTCAACGCCTCTTGGCAAAGCCCGGCGACAGTTCACCTTGGGTCAAAAGCAGGCGCCCCGCCACTCGGTTGAGCGCCGTCTGGCTTCCATCGGATAGCAGACGTGCCGATGGGCTCCCGTAGTATTGAGATTAGGGCTAGTTGCCGACTTCGGTAGAGAATGCACAAGACGGCGCTTGCTCTTTATGTTGCTTCAAGTTTGCGACGTCAACAACATGGTCTGGACGCAACTCCTCCAGTAGCGCGGAGGCTACCCCGCGTTGGCCTTCAGCCCCGCCGCCTGGATGCCCGCGACCGCACAGGCCTCGTCATTGTCGGAGGTATCACCGGACACGCCCACCGCGCCCAGAAGGGTCGCGCCGTCCATGATCAGCACGCCACCAGGGACCGGCACCAGCGCGCCCTTGGCGATCGTGTTGACGGCATCGATGAAATAGGCCTGCTCCTGGGCGCGCTGGAACAGGGCGCGCGAGCCCATGCCCATTGCGAGTGCGCCATAGGCCTTGCCGTGCGCGATCTCGGCGCGCATCAGGCTGGTGCCGTCCTGCGCGGCGGCGATCTTGAGTACGCCGCGCGCGTCCAGGATGGTGACGACCAGCGGCTTCAGCTTCAGCTCGACGGATTTTGCGAAGGCGGCGTCGAGGATCTTGCGGGCGGTGTCGAGGGTGAGGTCAGCCATGGCTGGTTTCCTTTGCAGCGGTTGAGGTGGAATTGGTTCCGGCACGATCGAGGCTCATTGCCAGGACGCGTGCGACGTGAAGCGCCTCGCGCTGGGCACCGTCATGGATCTGGTGCCGGCACGAGGTGCCGTCGGCGACGACCAGCGTGCTCTCGTCAGCGCGCCGCACCGCCGGCAGCAGCGACAGCTCGGCCATCTCGATTGAGGCATCATAGGTGTCGGCACCATAGCCGAAGGCGCCGGCCATGCCGCAGCAGCTGGACTCGATTGTTTCGACCTTCAGGCCGGGCACGAGCCGCAGCACCTGTTCGACCGGCTTGAAGGCGCCGAAGGATTTTTGATGGCAATGGCCGTGCACGACGGCTTTTTCGGCGATCTGGCCGAGCGGCAATTGCAGCCGGCCGGCCTCGGCCTCGCGCACCAAAAATTCCTCGAAGGTGAGCGCATGGGCGCCGACGGCCTTGGCGTCGTTGTCCTTGCGCAGTGAGGCGAGTTCGTCGCGCAGCGTCAGCAGGCAGCTCGGCTCGAGGCCGACGATCGGCACGCCGCGCGCGGCAAACGGCGCGAAGGCGGCGACGAGACGGTCGAGCTCGGATCTGGCTTCATCGACGAGACCCGCCGAGAGGAACGTGCGGCCGCAGCAGAGCGGGCGGTTGCCGCTCGCAGGCTTCGGCAGATGCACGCGATATCCGCCGGCCGTCAGCACGCGCAGCGCGGCCTCGAGGTTCTCGCGCTCGTAGATGTGGTTGAACGTATCGGCGAACAGAACGACCTCGCGGCCGGCCTCCGGTCCGACGCTGTCGGCCGGCGGCACGAACACGTCGCTGCGGAAGGCGGGCAGGGCGCGGCGCGCGCTAATGCCGGCAAAGCGCTCGAACAGCTTTCGCAGCAGCGGACTGCTGTTGCGCAAATTCGTCAGCGGCGCGAAGCGCGCGGCGAGGCCAGCATAGCGCGGCAGATAGCCGACCAGGCGGTCGCGCAGCGTCAGGCCGTGGGAGGCGGCGCGCGCGGCCAGCACCTCGATCTTCATCTTGGCCATGTCGACGCCAACAGGGCATTCATGGCGGCAGGCCTTGCAGGAGACGCAAAGTTTTAGCGTCTCCATCATCGCGTCGGAGGCGAGCGCATCGGGGCCGAGCTGGCCGGAGATCGCGAGGCGCAAGGTGTTGGCACGGCCTCGCGTGACATCCTTCTCGTTGCGCGTGGCGCGATAGGACGGGCACATCACGCCGCCCTCGAGCTTGCGGCAGGCGCCGTTGTTGTTGCACATCTCGACCGCGCCCTGGAAACCGCCGCCGGCGCCGGGCCAGGCGGACCAGTCGAGCTTCGTCTTCAGTTCGCCCACGCGATAGTCCGGCTTGAAGCGGAACAGCGAGCGATCGTCCATTTTCGGCGCATCGACGATCTTGCCCGGATTGAGCGTGCCGTCGGGATCGAAGCGGTGCTTCACCTCCCTGAAGTCGGCGACGAGGCGCTCGCCGAACATCGTCTCGTGGAATTCCGAGCGCACCAGGCCGTCGCCATGCTCGCCGGAATGCGAGCCCTTGTATTCGTGCACCAGCGCGAAGGCTTCCTCGGCGA
This is a stretch of genomic DNA from Bradyrhizobium sp. CB2312. It encodes these proteins:
- a CDS encoding ABC transporter permease; this translates as MRSFAVLLEKEVTALFSSPIAYVLMTVFLLIMGYSFTLTLFLSHQPSMVHIFFQMFVLFMLTVPLITMRLFAEERKLKTLEVLLTAPLSEVAIVLAKFLAAMSLIVVMLVLSGAYAAALAWFGDPDFGPIYSGYFGLLLFGSALVGTGLLASALTANQVIAALISLSVFLLLWIIDNFGWLLPSPADTLVVNLSLSVHFRPFAVGSIYLSDVGFFLSATLLTLLLTVRALARR
- a CDS encoding heme-binding protein; its protein translation is MADLTLDTARKILDAAFAKSVELKLKPLVVTILDARGVLKIAAAQDGTSLMRAEIAHGKAYGALAMGMGSRALFQRAQEQAYFIDAVNTIAKGALVPVPGGVLIMDGATLLGAVGVSGDTSDNDEACAVAGIQAAGLKANAG
- a CDS encoding FAD-binding and (Fe-S)-binding domain-containing protein produces the protein MTNASSLERRLRSEVTGDVLFDPFSRGRYATDASFYQIMPAGVVVPRTMDEALRALAIARDEGRKVTPRGGGTSQCGQTVNDGLVVDLSKHLNRILSLDVEGRTCVVEPGIVLDDLNRQLKKHGLWFPVDVSTASRATIGGMAGNNSCGGRSLRYGTMRDNTLSMEAALADGTLSRFGEVSRDLSDVEAPDSTRALFRDMLDLGTREADEIAARFPKVQRRVGGYNLDALAPRNAPNNMAHLLVGSEGTLAFTTKVELKLWPVIRNKALGVCHFGSFYEAMDAAQHLVKLKPIAVELVDRTMIALGRDIAMFRPIISAAIKGDPDAVLVVEFAEEDQADNLQRLKQLTELMGDLGFGWNNDPRKWGGVVEITEPALQSGIADFRAAGLNVMMSMKQEGKPVSFVEDCAVPLPHLADYTARLNEVFAKHGTSGTMYAHASEGCLHVRPVLNLKLEKDVKAMRAIAEEAFALVHEYKGSHSGEHGDGLVRSEFHETMFGERLVADFREVKHRFDPDGTLNPGKIVDAPKMDDRSLFRFKPDYRVGELKTKLDWSAWPGAGGGFQGAVEMCNNNGACRKLEGGVMCPSYRATRNEKDVTRGRANTLRLAISGQLGPDALASDAMMETLKLCVSCKACRHECPVGVDMAKMKIEVLAARAASHGLTLRDRLVGYLPRYAGLAARFAPLTNLRNSSPLLRKLFERFAGISARRALPAFRSDVFVPPADSVGPEAGREVVLFADTFNHIYERENLEAALRVLTAGGYRVHLPKPASGNRPLCCGRTFLSAGLVDEARSELDRLVAAFAPFAARGVPIVGLEPSCLLTLRDELASLRKDNDAKAVGAHALTFEEFLVREAEAGRLQLPLGQIAEKAVVHGHCHQKSFGAFKPVEQVLRLVPGLKVETIESSCCGMAGAFGYGADTYDASIEMAELSLLPAVRRADESTLVVADGTSCRHQIHDGAQREALHVARVLAMSLDRAGTNSTSTAAKETSHG
- a CDS encoding ABC transporter ATP-binding protein — translated: MLPAVSPVVLAERVTKWYGPRRAVADVSFAIAPGEIVGLLGPNGSGKSTIFRMLTGYLVPTSGRIEIAGHDVVENSLGVRRAISYVPEDAPLYDHMRVGEFLHFMAGIKGLHGPKARTAIDEAAERLDLARVMRLTTGKLSRGFRQRVSIAQALLGDPKVLVLDEPTSGLDPHQVIAVRGLIQSLAGRHTVLLASHILPEIEKIASRVMILLDGVLLTSDALKDVTQDQTLRLSVDASEEAVHGATKVVAGVREVVSDPEGAGRFLVRAQRRPSLAAELVSVLVAAQIPVRELTELRPDLERVFLDLTRRPEAVA
- a CDS encoding amidohydrolase family protein; translated protein: MSGNGASSGFGDDWLKFAGIKIFYDGGMTLKTALMRDVYPDSHDNYHGIAQQTPDRLKQLVSICNRYGWRVGVHVVGDLGIDQVLDALESADKEKSIRDRRFVLIHASLIRPEQMERAHNLGVRIDFQNVFLWDKAATVERFLGRATADRAVPTRTLIAKMGLDSLGAGTDFPVNPINPFLNMYIMVTRKDPNGNVFGAAEAVTREQALRLYTSAASRYTFDEARKGTIEPGKLADIVVLSADYMAVPEEQIKDIKADLTLVGGKVVFQR
- a CDS encoding amidohydrolase family protein, producing MVSKLMALAVFGTGMWLAGAAPAASQQGNFNAPDLVLINGNVLTLDERSTVTEAVAIRDGKILATGSNASIRALAGAGTRVLDVSGKSVIPGLIDTHAHFKAAGLGDYVVAMGRAKTVADALEAIKAFGAKKKPGEWIVGGAWHPPSQLSEKRYLTRQEIDSVAPNNPVYLRTVGHFSMANTMALQAVGVDKTTADPSGGSFERDATGELTGVLVEAAIDRVEKAVPPWTEDDEIRQFTIAESVLNSFGITSAVEGATEARDIRTLQKLAASGKATLRIGVMFRPEPPADLTAWKLSCRATGPRRALATTGSSSPASRSSTMEA
- a CDS encoding N-acyl homoserine lactonase family protein, coding for MSATAMAAEPPKEMKLYVFSSGALNLDKSIIQNGSSGKIQIPVGFFLIRHPKGDVLFDCGNNDRIIKEPDYWGPFVKALDPGRSPDIAIDAQLSKINVKTSDIKYVILGHFHVDHAGNIGKFLDSTFVYQRDEMRNAFWPAPGYATFFISEDFAMLRNSVGGGMPSKYKTIELDGDLDLFGDNSVFIHRTVSHTPGSQILVVRLPKTGTVVLTSDAVYLQENLDKNILPSIGSVYDPVGMLDAYAWVKRVRDTEGADIIYAHDPDTFKAHKHSPEFYE